The Bacillus oleivorans genomic sequence GCTCAGAGCGTAAAAATCCTTCTTTATCCGCGTCTAAGATAGCAACAAGGGATACCTCAGGAATATCTAATCCTTCTCGTAAAAGGTTAATTCCAACCAATACATCAAACACCCCAAGCCGTAAATCACGGATAATCTCAATTCTTTCTAAGGTTTTAATTTCAGAATGGAGGTAACGGACTTTAATTCCAACTTCCTTCAAATAGGTCGTTAAGTCTTCCGCCATTTTCTTCGTCAAGGTCGTAACAAGAACTCTCTCATTCTTTTGAACCCGCTCTTGGATTTCACCGATGAGGTCATCAATTTGGCCTTCAATCGGGCGAACATCGATTGTCGGATCAAGCAATCCTGTCGGACGGATGATTTGTTCAATCATGATCGGACAATGCTCTTGTTCATACGGACCAGGTGTTGCAGAAACAAAAATTGCCTGATTCACCCGTTTTTCAAACTCCTCAAACCGGAGCGGTCGGTTATCCATCGCAGACGGCAGACGGAATCCATGGTCCACTAGCACTTGTTTACGGGCCTGGTCCCCATTAAACATCCCGCGAACTTGCGGCAGTGTCACATGCGATTCATCAATTACAAGTAAAAAGTCTTCAGGAAAGTAATCTAGAAGTGTATACGGAGTAGACCCCGGTGGCCGCAGCGTCAGATGTCTTGAGTAGTTTTCTATCCCTGAACAAAAGCCCATTTCTCTCATCATTTCAAGGTCATACTTCGTTCTTTGTTCTAATCGCTGAGCTTCTAACAGTTTATTCTCCGAGCGAAGCAGCGCCAGCCGTTCCTCCAACTCTTTTTCGATATTTTCAATCGCTATTCTCATTTTCTCTTCACGTGTTACGAAGTGGGATGCAGGGAAAATCGCTACATGATCCCGCTCACCCAAAATCTCTCCAGTCAGCGCGTCGACTTCACGAATTCGTTCGATTTCATCACCGAAAAATTCAACCCGAATACAATGCTCATCTCGTGATACCGGAAAAATTTCAACTACGTCTCCGCGAACCCGAAACGTTCCGCGCCGGAAATCAATATCATTTCTCGTATACTGGATATCTACCAGCTTGTGAAGTAATTGATTTCGCTCGATTTCCATACCATTTCGAAGTGACAAAACAAGCTCACTATATTCCTCTGGAGAACCTAAACCATAGATACAAGACACACTCGCAATAATAATGACATCTTTTCGTTCAAACAAAGCAGAGGTGGCAGAGTGCCGCAGTTTATCAATCTCATCATTAATACTTGCATCTTTTTCAATAAAAGTATCAGTCTGCGGAACATAAGCTTCTGGCTGGTAGTAGTCATAGTAGCTGACAAAGTATTCAACCGCGTTATTCGGGAAAAATTCCTTGAACTCACTATATAGCTGGCCAGCTAACGTTTTATTATGGGCAATGACCAGGGTTGGTTTATTGACTTCCTTTATTACATTGGAAACAGTAAAGGTTTTTCCTGTTCCCGTTGCCCCCAGCAAAGTTTGATGAGGCTTCCCTTGCCGGATCCCTTCCACTAACTGACGAATCGCCTCCGGCTGATCCCCTTGAGGCTGATACTTGGATACAAGTTCAAACTGATCCTTCACTGACATACCTCCTATCTAAAACGCATAGACCCCTGAATCAAGAATAGACGAGCATACGTTCCTTTTACATATTTTTCATTCTACCACAAACCACCTATAAATAACCATACCAAAATCGAATATATGTTCGATTTTTTCGCTAAATTTATTGATGGAAAGAAAATGAAAAAGAGGCTCCTCCGATCGATGGAATACCTCTCTACATTTCTTCTTCCTTTGGTTTATTCTTTAATGCCTGGAGCATTCTCCGTGCATACCAAAATCCAGCCGTTAACGATAATGCATCGATCACATTCACATACCAAGTGTGCGTAAAGCCTTTATAGGCAGAAGCTGTGATGAGAGCAACCGTAACGATCAGACCCACAACAGAACTATACGTGATTCTCGAAAAAAGAACAACTAATATGGCTGGCAAAAACAGAGCGGCTATCACTTTTTCAACCATAGGGATCCCTCATAATGTGTTATTTCCAAGTATTTTAAAGCCGTCTACATGATTTTCTCCTATTATAATGGTTTTTTCTTTTAAATTAAAGTGAGAGGGAGTCCAGATGGCAAGTTTAGTTTAAGTGAAAGGATTTTGTGACTAATAGGACGTGGGTTTAACTTATAGAAATAGATTTTGACCGATAGGACGTGGGTTTGACTTATAGAAATTGATCTTGACCGATAGAACGTGGGTTTGACCCATAGAAACTCGTTTTGACCGATAGGAGAGAATTTTGACTGATAGACAACCATTATCATATACTCATAAAAAGTCAAAAAGACGAGGTACTTCCACCCCATCTTTTTGCTATTCAATATTAATCTACTATGATGTAACCAACCATCGGTGCATCTCCTTGGTGAGTGGTACAAATAAGCTTATAAACACCTTCTTTGTCAAATTGAACCGGTACTACAGTTTCCTCTCCTTTTCTCACTGTTCCTTTTATATCAGTCCCTTCTATATAAAAAGGATGTTCCATTCCATTGATTCCGTAAAGCTTCAAGTTAACCTTTTCGCCTTTTTCAATAAAAATAGTCCCCGGATCCCAGCGATAGGCTTCCATTTCCTTTCCATCAGCGGTTTTGGTTTTAAACTCAGCTGTAATGAGATGGATGTCTCTAACCTCTTCATTGGACGCCTGTAAAAAACCAAACACCGGTTCATCACCGGAACTCATAAAAAACAGGAATGACCCAATTAATGCGAGTACCAGTACCGCTAGGCCAGTTATTAAACTTTTTTTCGTTAATACTAAAAAGCGCATACCCTCATCCTCCTAGAAATGTTCTAGTACAAGCATATGCACGATAGTAGGGAATACTTGTCTATTTTTTACAAGAAATTATAAAAATAAAAATGGCGCCTTATTATTTCAGGCACCATTTTTTTGTATTACATCAATTTGAACTTGCGAAAGCAACTGATCCATTTCTTCTTTTGTGCATAAGTCCTCGGAAAAAGCAGTTGCACTCCCGCAAGCTACGGCCGTTTTAAATGCTGCCAAGACATCACCTGTCTCCAGATAAACCGCTAGAAAGCCTGCTACTGTTGAATCCCCAGCCCCTACCGAATTCTTCAGCTTGCCTATTGGGACAGCAGCAACAGCTTTCACTTCTCGATTCATAAAAACTGCCCCATGCCCGCCGAGTGTCACCAGGATGTTTTCAGGTCCTTGCTCTAATAGAGCATCACCATACTCAAGTACATCCTCAATAGTGTGGATTTTCACGTGGAGCAGATCACTCAACTCATGCTGATTCGGCTTGATTAGAAAAGGTTTATAGGGCAATAAATGCTGGAGTACTTTACCTCCTGTATCTGCTACAAAAGGGATTTCTCTATCGCGACAATAAGCTGCTGCCTTCTCATAAAAGTTTTCCGGCATGGAAGGCGGCAAACTTCCAGCTAATACTAAAACATCGTTAGGCGTAATCGTTTCTATTTGTTTTAAAAGCCGCTGTTGCTGCTCTTCCGTGATTGCCGGACCCTGCCCATTAATCTCTGTTTCCTCATCCGTTTTCAGTTTAATATTCACCCGGGTAGGCTCATTATGTTCAATAAAAGTATGTTGAATTCCCTCGTGGTCTAAAAATTCTTGAATGAATTTACCAGTAAAACCGCCTGCAAATCCAAGCGCGGTCGAAGGCATCCCAAGATTTCGCAAGACACGGGATACGTTGATTCCCTTTCCGCCTGGATAAAAGGAGGTCTTTTGCGCACGATTTAAGTCGCCCATGATCACCTCTTCAATTTCGATAACATAATCAACCGAAGGGTTTAACGTACATGTGAAAATCATTTTGTCACGACCTTTTACCTGATTTAAACTTCATTGAACCATTAAAAAATTTCAAGGTCAAGTTAATAGAGATTCTGTAAAACATCTCTTAATTTGAAACAGAGCAACAGCTAAAAAAGACCTCTTACAAGGTCTTCAGATTGTGGAACAGGGTGTTGATTTGCGCTCCAGACGCTTCGCTTTCCGCGGGCGTGCCGGGGAGCCTCCTCGGCGCTTTGGCGCCTGCGGGGTCTCCCTTGCCCCGTACTCCCGCTGGAGTCTTCGCGCCTTCCGCTCCAATCAACAGGGCGGTATCGATACAGTTCTTCAACTCAAACAATAAAAAATAAAATAAGTGGTGAATACAATGTTTAAGCCAAAAGAGGCTAGCCAAAGTGAATATGAAATTGTTTCTATTGATGATTAGTTCCAGACGACCACTGTTTAAGGCTGTTTCGATGATAGGTGGTAAGCGGTCAGCAACCTTCTTCAATTCTTCAAGCTGAGTCGGATATTTTTCAATAGCGGCAGTCAATCTTTCCGGAGTTTTTGGACAATGATGAGGAAAATATTCTGCAAATACCTCTGGGTATGTTTGGTAGTAGTCTTCTAGATGATTAAGCATCAAAGTATCATGTTTATTTATTAAATGAAAAAAAGTAGAGGTTGTATCGTTTATCACCATTTTAATTTGCTCTCGGGTTAAACATTAAACAAACCAAGTTACATAAACTCCAACAGCAACTAACGAAAGAATAATAACCACGGCATATATCACAGTTAAATTCATCGTATTTCTCTTCGTAGACTCGGTATAATTTTTATCACTCTTTCCTGCCACTAACAAGGTTAAAATTAGGGAAACTACACCAATTAAGATAACAATTAAAATAGCAAAATTCATGATAGGCTCCTCTCGATTCTCTTGATTTGTCCAACTATTTTTCTCGTTCTTGATCAAGCTTTATGACTATTTTAGCAGCTGTTTCATCAGCTAAATGAGCATAATCGTATCCTAATAAACTAGCTGTCTCCACTGCAATCTCCCGATAAAGCTTCATTGTTTGGTGCAAAGCCTGCCAGATATCATCTTCTTCATAGCGTGAGTAAACCGATTTTAGTTTTTCCAAAACTGCTGAACTCACCCATTGTTCAAAAAACCGGCTTCCATGCCAGATGTCTATATTTTGCCAATTCGCTTTTGCGGACACTTGCCATTTAATCATTTTAAGCAGCAAATGCTTCATATACTGATCACAGCAGGTCTTTCCAACTAAAATTTCTCCCCGCCGAAGTTTTTTGGCAGTCCACACTGCATGGTACCAAAAATCATGGATTTCATTTAAAAATTCACTCAGGTTAGGTTTTTGGTGTTCAGATAAAGAGAATGATTCAAATTTCATGTTTTTAAAAACGTTATCTTTATCGAGTATAACTTTATAGCCACGTGCTAATACACCTTGAATCTCTTGTGATGTAGCCATTTCCTTTAAAAAATAACTTGGAACTACAGAGAAATCAACATCCAATCCATCATCATAGAGTACTCTTCGCTCCACATTGTCACTTACTGCTGTTTTTTCTAAAAAAGTTATACATGGATTTCCCATCTGAGCTAACCAATTCGTTTGAAATAATAAGGCTTCCGGCTGATCAGCAATAATAACTACATCCAGATCAGACCAACGATCTGCCGGTTTATCCTTTCTGGCCCTAGAACCCAAAATCAATGCCGCTCTTATATTATCATTTTCTTTCGCCCAAGAAACGAATTTTTCCGTCAATATTTCATACTTTTTATGAACATTCATCGTGAATCCCCCAAAACCTTTTGTCTCCTTATCCCCTAAGTTTCTCATATATCTTTAACGCATCGTGTAAGAACTGTCTATCATATCCCGTCTTTTGAAAAATTCGATCCACCCACTCATCAATAGTATCTAGTGGAGAATCAGGAAAAAGTCCTTCAGTGGTACTTAAAAAACTTTCCCAATTGTAAAATTCCCAATGCGCTATTTCGTTTTTGTATGGAAGTCTACATTCTAATAGCGGCTTTCGATATATGTTGTTTTGTGACCTCTCGGCCGCTGCCATTAGCACATCAAACGGAATTGGATCCAGATTGTAGGTTTGCCTGGAAACCTTTCCATTGGGCCGATGATATAAAACTTCAATCCCCTGCTCCACAGTTTTGATCTGTACTTTTGCTCCTGGAAAGAATCCGCTTAGAACCTCTTCCGAAAAATCCTCGCTCTTCGAATCTATTAGAATCGGAGTCAGCCATTGATCACCCAAATCGCATAAAAACCGATTTCCCTTTTCATTAACAGCTACCACGGCAACATGGGCACCGTCATTATCGATGTCATGACCAACCGGATAAGCATCCACACCGTCTTTTTTGAATTCATCCAACAGCCAAATAGCGAGATCAAAGCAATTTCCAGTCACACCAAGCTTGCTTCGATGCTCCCTCATTAATTCCACACTGCGCTGCTTTTTTCCATCTGTTTGATGGTAGTACCATGCCTTCGTTAACGTATCCATCGGAAAATCATCGAATTTTTTCCATGTTGATAAAATATCGGGGGTTGGCAGCATATGAACTCCTCCTAAAGCTGAACCTATTTTCCTAAATTATACAAAAAGTGCCCGTTCATCACGAGCACTTTCCTGTAAATTAAGTTATTTAGTTACTACTATTGCCTGTTCAGGTACGCTACTTTCTAATCCGCTTTTATCTGTAATTAACTTCACTCCATATATTCCAATCACAACGTACAAGTACGCAGGGAAATTATAGAATCCCACC encodes the following:
- the uvrB gene encoding excinuclease ABC subunit UvrB, translating into MKDQFELVSKYQPQGDQPEAIRQLVEGIRQGKPHQTLLGATGTGKTFTVSNVIKEVNKPTLVIAHNKTLAGQLYSEFKEFFPNNAVEYFVSYYDYYQPEAYVPQTDTFIEKDASINDEIDKLRHSATSALFERKDVIIIASVSCIYGLGSPEEYSELVLSLRNGMEIERNQLLHKLVDIQYTRNDIDFRRGTFRVRGDVVEIFPVSRDEHCIRVEFFGDEIERIREVDALTGEILGERDHVAIFPASHFVTREEKMRIAIENIEKELEERLALLRSENKLLEAQRLEQRTKYDLEMMREMGFCSGIENYSRHLTLRPPGSTPYTLLDYFPEDFLLVIDESHVTLPQVRGMFNGDQARKQVLVDHGFRLPSAMDNRPLRFEEFEKRVNQAIFVSATPGPYEQEHCPIMIEQIIRPTGLLDPTIDVRPIEGQIDDLIGEIQERVQKNERVLVTTLTKKMAEDLTTYLKEVGIKVRYLHSEIKTLERIEIIRDLRLGVFDVLVGINLLREGLDIPEVSLVAILDADKEGFLRSERSLIQTIGRAARNANGHVIMYADNMTESMQKAIEETGRRRKIQEEYNHMHGITPQTIQKGIRDVIRATHAAEEQGQYNEAEPKKKLSKAERVKLIENLEKEMKEAAKALNFERAAELRDLVLELKAEG
- a CDS encoding CsbA family protein, which codes for MVEKVIAALFLPAILVVLFSRITYSSVVGLIVTVALITASAYKGFTHTWYVNVIDALSLTAGFWYARRMLQALKNKPKEEEM
- a CDS encoding cupredoxin domain-containing protein translates to MRFLVLTKKSLITGLAVLVLALIGSFLFFMSSGDEPVFGFLQASNEEVRDIHLITAEFKTKTADGKEMEAYRWDPGTIFIEKGEKVNLKLYGINGMEHPFYIEGTDIKGTVRKGEETVVPVQFDKEGVYKLICTTHQGDAPMVGYIIVD
- the pfkB gene encoding 1-phosphofructokinase; the protein is MIFTCTLNPSVDYVIEIEEVIMGDLNRAQKTSFYPGGKGINVSRVLRNLGMPSTALGFAGGFTGKFIQEFLDHEGIQHTFIEHNEPTRVNIKLKTDEETEINGQGPAITEEQQQRLLKQIETITPNDVLVLAGSLPPSMPENFYEKAAAYCRDREIPFVADTGGKVLQHLLPYKPFLIKPNQHELSDLLHVKIHTIEDVLEYGDALLEQGPENILVTLGGHGAVFMNREVKAVAAVPIGKLKNSVGAGDSTVAGFLAVYLETGDVLAAFKTAVACGSATAFSEDLCTKEEMDQLLSQVQIDVIQKNGA
- a CDS encoding aminoglycoside 6-adenylyltransferase, which translates into the protein MNVHKKYEILTEKFVSWAKENDNIRAALILGSRARKDKPADRWSDLDVVIIADQPEALLFQTNWLAQMGNPCITFLEKTAVSDNVERRVLYDDGLDVDFSVVPSYFLKEMATSQEIQGVLARGYKVILDKDNVFKNMKFESFSLSEHQKPNLSEFLNEIHDFWYHAVWTAKKLRRGEILVGKTCCDQYMKHLLLKMIKWQVSAKANWQNIDIWHGSRFFEQWVSSAVLEKLKSVYSRYEEDDIWQALHQTMKLYREIAVETASLLGYDYAHLADETAAKIVIKLDQEREK